Sequence from the bacterium genome:
GATGCTGCAATACCAGCAATTGATGCTATGGCCTCATTGCTTACCTTTACCTCGCCTATTTTTCTTTCCATTTTGCCTCCTTATTCAGAAATTTCCTTATATCCTCTGGTTTTGTCAAAGAAAGTGCCTTTTCTGCTATTTGCTTTACCTCATCCATTGTTGCATCCCTTATTGCCTTTTTTATTCTTCCCATTACATCCCAATTAACGCTTAGTTCATCAATTCCTAGCCCAAGAAGAAGGGGTGTATATAAAGGGTCTGATGCCATTTCGCCACACATTGCAACCCATACCCCCGCTTTATGACCAACATCAATAACATTTTTTATAAGCCTTAAAATTGAAGGATGTAATGGTTCGTAAAGATAGGCTGTATCAGGGTTTGTTCTATCAACCACAAGGGTATATTGAATCAGATCATTTGTGCCAATAGAAAAGAAATCTACAAGATCTACCAATGTATCGCAAGCAACAGCAGAAGAGGGTGTTTCAATCATTGTCCCTATCTCTATATCCTCCTCGAAAAGCACCCCCTCTTTTTTAAGCTCACATTTCGCCTCTTTTAAAAGAGCGATTGCTTTAATTAGCTCATCAGCGCAAGTGACCATAGGAAACATAACCTTGATATTGCCTTTTTTATTTGCCTTTAGGATTGCCCTTAGCTGGGTTTTAAATATCTCCTTATATTTTAATAAGAGCCTGATTGCCCTTAATGAGGAAGAGCCTTTTTCTTTTAAAAACAAGGGTATTTTATCCTCACCAATATCAAGGGTTCTTATGGTAACATAATGTGGATAGGCAATCTCTCCTATCTCTGAATAGACCCTTGTTTGTTCATCTTCGTCTGGAATATCCAGTCTTTCAACAAACAAAAATTCTGTTCTGAACAAACCTATGCCATCAGCATTTTCTTTTCTTATAAGATGGACCTCATCAGCCAGCTCAATGTTTGCAGAGAGGTTTATCCTGTGTCCGTCTTTTGTCTTTGGTGGAAGATGAACAAGACCCTCCTTAAAATAGACCTCAAGCTCCTCCTCCTTTTTCCTTCTTTGATACAATTCATCCTCTCTCTTTCCTGGATTTACTATAACCAGCCCCTTTCTTCCATCAAGGATTATAATATCATCTTGCAAGACAATATTCTCAATATCAGGAATCCCAAGAACAGCAGGAATTCTTAAAGCCCTGGCGAGGATTGCCGCATGTGATGTCTGTGTTCCCATACTACATAGAATTCCTGCAATCTTTTCCTTTGGGATAGAGGCAGTATCATAGGGTGAGATATTTCTTGCCACAAGAATAACCTTTTCCGCTATATCCTCTAGCCTTTTATAATCCCTTTCACCCAGATGATAAAACATCTTTGCCGAGATATCATGAAGAATTTCAATGGTTCTTCCTGCCTGAGCTGAATGCAAAGATAGATTATCAATAACCATCCGGACAGCCTCAGAGAAGGCATAAGAGGCATTTACCCCTTTATTTATGTTTCTCTCTGCAATTGGAATAAGCATTGGATCATCCAGTAGGGCAAGGTGAACATTAAATATCTCGGAAAACTTAGCCCCAAAATCATTTTTTATCTTCTCCATTACGGTTGCTATTTCCTCTTTTGTCTTTTCTAGGGCATATCTTAACATAGCCTTTTCTTCTTTTCGCTCTTTTTCTTGCAATTCCCTTTTTATAGGCATCTGCCTTCCAAGGCTAAAGAGATATGCTTTTCCTTTAACAATCCCAGAGGATGCACCAATCCCACAAAACCTTTTAATCTTCATTGAATCTCTTTCCAAATAGCCTTGCTATGCTTTTCATAGCCTCTCTTTCATCCTCGCCTTCACATCTTAAAATTACCCTATCCCCTTGAAATACCTCTAATGACAATATTCCAAGAAGGCTCTTTCCATTCATCCATCCTGCAATCTCTTCCTTTTTTATATAGACCTCGCATTTAAACTTTGTTGCTACTTGAGTAATCAAAGCCGCCGGCCTTGCATGAATACCCGCCTTATTTTTCACCAACAAAACCCTTTCAATCAAAATCCTTTAAAAAACCTTTATATATTTTAGCATAGCTACCTTATTAACATCAAGTAGAATGTGTAAAACTTAAAAGCCATATTTAATATACAAAAAAATAGTAGACAATCCTATAATTTTAAAAATATACTTTAAGAATGGAATTTCAAGACCTTTCATTGTTTGAGCTTATAAAAAGGGGAGGGATAGCGATGTGGCCCCTCTTTCTTTGTTCCTTTATCCTTCTTTGGATTGCCATAGAAAAGTGGATAAGTGTTTGCTTTAAAACAAGGAGGCTTAATCAAGAGGCTGAGGAGTTTATCTTCAGGATAGAGGAGGTAGTTTTAAAGGGTGGAATAATGGAGGCAATTACCATATGTGAGGTTACAGGAGGTCCACTGGGAAGAATATTCAAGGCAGGTCTGCTTAAGCACGACAGGAGCAAGGAGGAATTTTTAGACACCATAAGAACAGCCGAGGATTATGAGCTTAAAAGCTTCAGGAAAAACATATGGGTTCTTGCCACAATTGGAAGCATCGCACCATTCATTGGTTTATTTGGCACAGTAATAGGGATAATGCGGGCATTTTCAAGCATTGCTACATCTGGCTCATCGGGAATAAATGTTGTGGCAGCCGGTATTTCTGAGGCATTGGTTGCCACAGCAGGTGGTCTTGTGGTTGCGGTAATAGGCATTGTTTTCTATAATTTCTTTCAGATAAAGACATCAGAGCTTATTCATGAGCTTCGTTTCTATTCCTTAAGGCTTATTGATATGATTGGTGATAGAAGGGGATGGTAAAGAAAAGTCAAAAATGAGGTAAAAATTGAATTAAAAATGCAACATATTACGGAAGAAGATAGGTTTATTGCTGAGATAAATATTACACCCTTAACCGATGTTTTTTTGGTTTTGTTGATAATCTTTATGGTTGCCACGCCCTTCCTTATGTATCAGGGGATAAAAGTAAATCTTCCCTCCTCAATAATGGGTGTTCCAAATCCAGAGGCGATTGTTATTACGATTGACAGAGAAAAGAATGTGTTTATTGATGAGGTAAAGGTTGAAAAAGGGGGTTTGAAAGAATACCTTGAGCAGAAGCTTTTACAAAAAGAGGATAAGCTTGTTATTATAAGGGGTGATCGCTTTATATATCTTGGCGATGCCGTCTCTGTTATGGACATAGCAAAGCAAGCAGGGGCAGAGAGGATTGCTATTGCTACAGGGAAAGAAGAATGAGGAGGATAGAGAGGGAGAAATTCGTTGAGACTATTTCTTCGCTTTGTAAGGAGGTAAATTATAGCCTCCCTCTCTCTATGATTAAAGCCCTTATTAAAGCAAGGGAAAATGAAAGGGATGAAAGGCCAAGGGAGGTTTTATCAATTCTCATTGAAAATGCAAGGATTGCAAAAGAAAAATGTGTGCCAATCTGTCAAGATACGGGGTTTGTTATTGTTTTTCTTGATATTGGAAGGGATTTAAGGGTTGATTTTGATATAAATTCTTCGGTGCAGGAGGGTGTAGGAAGGGGCTATAAAGAGGGCTATCTTAGGCAATCTATTGTTTCCTCCCCTTTTGAAAGAAAAAACACCGGCGATAACACACCTGCCATTATCCATATAAATCTTATAGATGGTGAATCCTTACAAATAACCCTTTTTGCAAAGGGAGCTGGCTCTGAAAATCAGGGAGGATTATTTATGCTTAAGCCCTCTGATAGGGAGAAAATAGAGGATATTGTGGTTTC
This genomic interval carries:
- a CDS encoding fumarate hydratase translates to MRRIEREKFVETISSLCKEVNYSLPLSMIKALIKARENERDERPREVLSILIENARIAKEKCVPICQDTGFVIVFLDIGRDLRVDFDINSSVQEGVGRGYKEGYLRQSIVSSPFERKNTGDNTPAIIHINLIDGESLQITLFAKGAGSENQGGLFMLKPSDREKIEDIVVSYVKEKAPYVCPPIMVGIGIGGDMEIACLLSKKAVLRDIGRFNENLAIAQMEKNLLFKINNLGIGPGGLGGMTTALCVNIEVASCHIGSLPLAINFGCYATRYKRITI
- a CDS encoding MotA/TolQ/ExbB proton channel family protein encodes the protein MEFQDLSLFELIKRGGIAMWPLFLCSFILLWIAIEKWISVCFKTRRLNQEAEEFIFRIEEVVLKGGIMEAITICEVTGGPLGRIFKAGLLKHDRSKEEFLDTIRTAEDYELKSFRKNIWVLATIGSIAPFIGLFGTVIGIMRAFSSIATSGSSGINVVAAGISEALVATAGGLVVAVIGIVFYNFFQIKTSELIHELRFYSLRLIDMIGDRRGW
- a CDS encoding biopolymer transporter ExbD, which translates into the protein MQHITEEDRFIAEINITPLTDVFLVLLIIFMVATPFLMYQGIKVNLPSSIMGVPNPEAIVITIDREKNVFIDEVKVEKGGLKEYLEQKLLQKEDKLVIIRGDRFIYLGDAVSVMDIAKQAGAERIAIATGKEE
- a CDS encoding HPr family phosphocarrier protein is translated as MIERVLLVKNKAGIHARPAALITQVATKFKCEVYIKKEEIAGWMNGKSLLGILSLEVFQGDRVILRCEGEDEREAMKSIARLFGKRFNED
- the ptsP gene encoding phosphoenolpyruvate--protein phosphotransferase; translation: MKIKRFCGIGASSGIVKGKAYLFSLGRQMPIKRELQEKERKEEKAMLRYALEKTKEEIATVMEKIKNDFGAKFSEIFNVHLALLDDPMLIPIAERNINKGVNASYAFSEAVRMVIDNLSLHSAQAGRTIEILHDISAKMFYHLGERDYKRLEDIAEKVILVARNISPYDTASIPKEKIAGILCSMGTQTSHAAILARALRIPAVLGIPDIENIVLQDDIIILDGRKGLVIVNPGKREDELYQRRKKEEELEVYFKEGLVHLPPKTKDGHRINLSANIELADEVHLIRKENADGIGLFRTEFLFVERLDIPDEDEQTRVYSEIGEIAYPHYVTIRTLDIGEDKIPLFLKEKGSSSLRAIRLLLKYKEIFKTQLRAILKANKKGNIKVMFPMVTCADELIKAIALLKEAKCELKKEGVLFEEDIEIGTMIETPSSAVACDTLVDLVDFFSIGTNDLIQYTLVVDRTNPDTAYLYEPLHPSILRLIKNVIDVGHKAGVWVAMCGEMASDPLYTPLLLGLGIDELSVNWDVMGRIKKAIRDATMDEVKQIAEKALSLTKPEDIRKFLNKEAKWKEK